Proteins from one Acidobacteriota bacterium genomic window:
- a CDS encoding hybrid sensor histidine kinase/response regulator gives MGNKDELLKKLLATFKIEAAEHLQALSSGLLQLEKETGWDQKKNLIEVLLREAHTLKGAARSVNLLEIETLCHRLEHVFTTLKRQDQTLTPELTDLMYQGIEYLNQLLMAIDSPPPAQEKSKIVLFTRRLERALKNELTPPPPSAIPEVESPAPVEKPLSVDSVRIPGSKLNSLLLQAEEMLALKLTAEQRAVEINGLLRQLSTWRKEWSKVHPEFQKGRHLVDDASSKSTGISDFLEWNQLYLKAFEHNLLALAKAAENDRRLVGSMVDALLDDVKNVIMLPVTTLLEIIPKVVRDLSRDQNKLVELKITGGEIEVDRRILEEMRGPLIHLIRNCVDHGIEPPAERERLKKSPSGTITLSVSRKEGSKLEILISDDGAGIDLAKVKQKAIQLNLISESEAEKRTTTDWLACIFQSGISTSPIITSISGRGLGLAIVKEKIEQVGGSIRVETSLHQGTQFQIQLPVSLATFRGILIRVEDQQFIVPTLNVEQVTRIRRGEIRTVENRETIQINGHTLALVRLSEVLELPRRSPQPKSSEFLMILVLGTGDQQIAFQVDEVLSEQEVLVKSMGRQLLRVRNVAGATVLGSGQVVTILNVGDLKKSALKAIATPHRLPVESRETALTQKSILVVEDSITARTLVKTILESAGYRVKTAVDGVDALTLLKTETFHLVVSDIDMPRLNGLDLTARIRADKKLSALPVVLVTALEKREDRERGIEIGANAYIVKSSFDQTNLLEIVRQLI, from the coding sequence ATGGGGAATAAAGACGAATTACTGAAAAAACTGCTGGCCACTTTTAAAATCGAGGCTGCCGAGCACCTCCAGGCCCTGTCATCAGGGCTTCTGCAGTTGGAAAAAGAAACCGGTTGGGATCAGAAAAAAAATCTGATCGAGGTATTGTTGCGCGAAGCTCACACCTTGAAAGGCGCTGCCCGTTCAGTCAACCTGCTAGAAATCGAGACCCTGTGCCATCGCCTGGAACATGTATTCACCACCTTAAAACGACAGGATCAAACCCTGACTCCTGAACTGACTGATTTGATGTATCAGGGAATTGAGTACCTCAATCAACTGCTCATGGCGATTGATTCACCACCGCCCGCACAGGAAAAATCAAAGATTGTACTTTTCACCCGGCGGCTGGAACGTGCTTTAAAGAATGAGTTAACGCCACCACCACCGAGTGCCATCCCGGAAGTTGAATCTCCAGCCCCGGTTGAGAAGCCCTTGAGCGTTGACAGTGTCCGCATTCCAGGTTCGAAGTTAAATTCCTTATTGTTGCAGGCCGAAGAGATGCTAGCCCTGAAATTGACGGCTGAACAGCGCGCTGTTGAAATCAACGGACTGTTGAGACAGCTTTCAACCTGGAGAAAGGAGTGGTCAAAGGTACACCCTGAATTTCAGAAGGGAAGGCATCTGGTTGATGACGCCAGCTCAAAATCCACCGGTATATCGGATTTTCTTGAGTGGAATCAACTGTATTTAAAGGCATTTGAGCATAATTTATTAGCACTGGCAAAAGCAGCGGAAAATGATCGCCGCCTGGTCGGCTCAATGGTTGATGCTCTGTTGGACGACGTAAAAAACGTCATTATGCTGCCGGTAACCACCCTGCTGGAAATTATTCCCAAGGTGGTTCGCGATCTTTCGCGAGATCAAAACAAGCTGGTGGAACTCAAGATAACGGGTGGTGAGATCGAAGTTGACCGCCGAATTCTGGAGGAAATGCGAGGACCGTTGATTCATCTGATTCGAAATTGTGTTGACCATGGGATTGAGCCTCCAGCCGAACGGGAACGACTCAAAAAGTCGCCCTCCGGCACCATCACCCTGAGTGTTTCTCGGAAAGAGGGCAGTAAATTGGAAATCCTGATTTCAGACGACGGAGCAGGCATTGACCTCGCCAAAGTCAAACAAAAAGCCATCCAGCTCAACCTGATTTCGGAATCAGAGGCTGAAAAACGGACCACTACCGATTGGCTTGCCTGTATTTTTCAATCCGGAATTTCAACCAGTCCGATCATTACCAGCATTTCCGGTCGCGGATTGGGGCTGGCGATTGTGAAAGAAAAAATCGAGCAGGTGGGCGGGAGCATCCGTGTTGAAACCAGCCTCCATCAGGGGACACAGTTCCAAATTCAGTTGCCGGTGTCCCTGGCGACCTTTCGCGGTATCCTGATTCGGGTTGAAGATCAGCAATTTATTGTCCCAACCCTGAATGTTGAGCAAGTGACCCGGATTCGTCGTGGCGAAATTCGAACGGTTGAAAATCGCGAAACCATCCAAATCAACGGGCATACTCTGGCGCTCGTCCGGCTCAGCGAGGTTCTGGAATTGCCACGGCGGAGTCCTCAACCCAAATCCTCGGAGTTTCTGATGATCCTGGTGCTTGGGACCGGTGATCAGCAGATTGCCTTTCAGGTTGATGAAGTATTGAGTGAGCAGGAAGTTCTGGTCAAAAGTATGGGCCGGCAACTTCTTCGAGTGCGCAATGTGGCTGGGGCCACGGTCCTTGGCTCAGGGCAGGTGGTGACTATTCTCAATGTTGGTGATTTAAAGAAATCGGCGCTGAAAGCGATTGCCACACCACATCGTCTCCCAGTTGAAAGCCGTGAAACTGCCTTAACCCAAAAATCAATTTTAGTGGTTGAAGATTCAATTACCGCCCGAACCCTGGTGAAAACGATTCTGGAGTCAGCCGGGTATCGGGTAAAAACTGCCGTGGATGGGGTTGATGCCCTGACCCTGCTGAAGACCGAGACGTTTCATCTGGTGGTTTCTGATATTGATATGCCACGGTTGAACGGCCTGGATCTGACGGCTCGCATCCGGGCCGATAAAAAACTCTCGGCACTCCCGGTCGTCCTGGTCACTGCCCTGGAAAAAAGAGAAGATCGTGAGCGGGGAATTGAAATCGGAGCCAATGCCTATATCGTCAAAAGCAGTTTTGATCAGACAAACCTGCTTGAAATCGTCCGCCAGCTCATTTGA
- a CDS encoding YdcF family protein: MQDKGQTQFKRRRIKRLVLVLFLLVGSLGLFSIGLKYYVHRTCEGRVYREIAVVPTEDEPRVAIVFGAGVWPNGQPSPVLYDRVATAADLYHAGKAHKLLLTGDNRFHNYNEPEVMRQTALKLGVPDEALVLDFAGRRTYDSAFRAARIFCVKRAILVTQAFHLERSLYLCTSLGIDAIGVQADRQPYPARSQKWWSFREFLATTGAWCDIHLLQPKPVLGEKLPIE, from the coding sequence ATGCAGGATAAAGGCCAAACGCAATTCAAACGACGACGAATCAAACGACTGGTCCTGGTTCTTTTTTTGCTGGTTGGCTCACTTGGTTTGTTTTCGATTGGACTGAAGTACTATGTTCACCGGACCTGTGAAGGCCGGGTCTATCGTGAAATTGCCGTTGTTCCAACCGAAGATGAACCTCGTGTGGCGATTGTCTTCGGCGCCGGCGTCTGGCCCAACGGACAACCCTCTCCGGTCCTGTATGATCGGGTCGCGACGGCGGCGGATTTGTACCACGCCGGGAAAGCCCACAAGTTGTTGTTGACTGGTGACAATCGCTTTCACAACTACAATGAACCCGAAGTCATGCGGCAAACGGCACTCAAACTCGGAGTTCCAGATGAAGCCCTTGTCCTTGATTTTGCTGGACGCCGAACCTATGACAGCGCCTTTCGAGCCGCACGAATCTTTTGCGTGAAACGAGCTATTTTGGTGACCCAAGCCTTCCACCTGGAGCGCTCGCTCTATCTCTGCACATCGCTTGGGATTGATGCCATTGGAGTCCAGGCGGATCGGCAGCCGTATCCTGCCCGGTCTCAAAAGTGGTGGTCTTTCCGTGAATTTTTAGCCACCACCGGCGCCTGGTGTGACATTCATCTGCTGCAGCCCAAGCCGGTTCTGGGCGAAAAGCTCCCGATTGAATAG